The window TTTGGGGTTTTGCGGGTCTTTGTCTTAGGCTTTTCTCAATAAAAAATGCGAAAACTCTTTGCATGCCTGTAAAAGGTTTCCTCAGTTACTTTTACAAAACGAAAGGGGTTTCTTTTTTTGTTGATTGCTATCGTGTAAACGTGTATTTTAATATAGACAACGTGAACTATTTTCGCCCGAATGACACGAGTTCCGGAGATTTAATTTCAATAAAATCAATTCACGAAATTTGTGGGAAAAGATATTTCAAAACAGATTTACGCATAAAAATCGGTGAAATGAACAGCGGTAGGTTTCAGGAAGGAACCCGTAAATCAATCCGACTATATTGAAATACCAGAAAGGAAGTCCCATGTCTGAATTCAGACACAATTTAATTACCAATGAGTGGGTGGTTGTTGCAACAGAACGAGCCAAGCGTCCACACGATTTCGTTGGGAAAAAGGCCGGTTCCCCCCTGCCGGACTACAGCGAAACCTGTCCCTTTTGTCCGGGAAATGAAAAAAATACGCCGGTTGCCGTTTACCGCTATCCTGTGGAGGGGGACTGGCGGGTTCGGGTCGTTCCCAACAAATTTGCAGCCCTTAAACCAACGGAGAGCCTCGAACGGGAACAGGTGGGCCGATACCTGAAATTTGGCGGATTTGGGTATGCGGAGGTTGTGGTTGAAACGCCCCGTCACAACCAGTCCCTTGGGACGCTCTCTGTTGACGAAGTGTACCAGGTTATGTTGGCGTACAAGGCCCGCTACGACATCCTTTCAGCAGACGAGCGCATTGATCTGGTCACGATTTTTCGAAATCACGGCGTGCGCGCCGGTACATCGCTGGAACACCCGCATTCACAAATTATTGCCACCCCGTTGGTTCCTTTGCGGGTACGGAATCAGCTGGAAGAAGCCCAGCGCTATTCGGCCAATTTGGGAAGCTGCGTTTTTTGCGACATCCTGAAAGAAGAAAAAAAGGACGGCCGGCGGTTGGTTCTGGAAAGCGAACATTTTGTGGCATATGAGCCCTTTGCCTCCCGCTCGCCCTTTGAAACCTGGATTTTGCCCCGGCGCCATCAATCGGTTTTTGGGGCCATTCATCTGAATGAGCTGCACGATATGGCGAAAATTGTCCGGGATGTTTTGTACAAAATTCACAACGGACTGGAAAATCCGGATTACAATTTGATTTTGCAGTCGGCCCCGACACGGGAAGATGATGTGGATTATTACCACTGGTACATCCGGATTATTCCGCGTCTGACGACCCCTGCAGGCTTTGAAATGGGCACCGGAATCTACATCACAACCGCCTACCCGGAAGAAACAGCGGAGTTTTTGCGAAAGGTGAAGGTACCGCAATAGGATGGAAAAAAATCCTCTTGTCAGTCCCCGCCACGTTTAATGTGCCGGGGCCTGATGAGGAAACTGATGAATAAAGAAAGGGTTTTCCATGTTTTTTGCCCCGTTTATTATTTTGGTTTTGTTGATTTATTTTCTAATCCTCATCGGTCTGATTGTGTTTGTGGAAGTTGGAGCAATTGCTTACGTATTCGATAAAATAGGAGTTGCCGAGGGGTATGTTTTTTCGCTTCTTTTCCTGACGCTCATCGGAAGTTTTATTAACATCCCGATTAAACGCATTCAGTCAGGAGAGTTGGAGCCGTCCGGGCAGGTGGTGCAGTTCTGGGGGTACCGTTTTGTCATTCCGGCTGCTCCCCGCCCGCGCGAAACCCTGTTGGCGATTAACGTAGGAGGGGCACTCATTCCATCCCTTCTGGCGCTTTATTTGATGGTGGCTCATCCGGGACTGCTTTTTAAAGATTTAATGGCCATTGCCATTGTTGTGCTGGTTGTTCACCGATTTGCACGGCCGGTTCGGGGCGTGGGCATTACAACGCCGGCCTTTCTTCCGCCGCTAATTGCCGCGTCGTGCGCCCTTATTCTGGCCCCTGCCCACAGTCCCATTGTGGCTTACGTTTCCGGAACACTGGGAACGCTTATTGGAGCCGATTTATTGAATCTGAAAAAGATTTCCGAACTGGGTGCACCGGTTGCATCTATCGGCGGTGCCGGTACGTTTGACGGTGTTTTCCTGACGGGAATTATCGCTGTGCTTCTGGCTACCTGGTAGGTGAATGAATGACTGTAAAAACCAACAGTCGCTCCGGAAATGGATTGTTTACCTTTCGGGATGTTTTTTTGGAAAAACAGCGTGTCCCCATTCTTCGAAATATTTCCCTCTCAATTCAAGCCGGTGATTTTGCCGTTCTTCTGGGGCCTTCCGGTGCCGGGAAAACCTCTTTTTTGCGGTTGTTCAATCTTTTGGAGCTCCCCACCCGCGGAGAAATTTTTTTCAAAGGAGAAAATCTACTCCGTTTTTACCCGCCGGAGCTGCGCCAGCGCGTGGTGATGGTGATGCAAAAACCGATGGTTTTCGAAGGTTCCGTCCGGGATAATCTGACCATCGGGTTGACGATTCGTAAACGGCCTGTACCCGATCAGCCGGTGCTGGAGGCTGTTCTTCGGAAATGCAATCTCTCCCCGGATATCCTGCCGACAAAAGCCAAAACGCTCTCCGGTGGGGAACAGCAGCGGCTTTCTCTGGCACGGGCGCTGCTTTTGGAACCGGAAGTCCTTTTGTTGGATGAACCCACGGCCTCCCTGGACGTGGAATCGGAGAAACGATTGATTGATATCATTGTAGAGGAAAATCAGTCCGCGGGGCGGACCGTGGTTTGCGTTACACACTCTCTTCCATTGATCCAGGCCGCTTCGAAATTGATTTTTCTGGATCAGGGACAAATCGCTGCTGTTCGTCAGTCGGCCTCAAACGAGGAAATTCGGTCTTTTATGAAAGAGGCACTGGATGGAAAAGAAAATAATTGACCTGACCCTGTTACAGCTTCTCTTCACCTACACCCTGGTTGTGTTCGTGTTTGCCATCGCGGCCATTCGACGCTTGAAATTAGGCAAGGATATTTTTGTTTCGGCTGCCAGAATGACCGTTCAGCTCCTAATTTTGGGATTGGTTTTGAAGTTTGTGTTTGCCATCCAATCCTGGATTTTGGTCCTTTTGATCTTCATCTGGATGGTTTTCTGGGCGGCTCAGTCGGTGATCCAGCGGACGGGAATTCGTTTCAAAGGAATGTACAAAATAGTCTTTTTGTCGCTCCTGGTAGGCGGCGGAAGTGTAACCCTTTTCTTTGTGTTGGGTATTGTGCACCCCGATCCCTGGTACGATCCCCGCTATTTTATCCCATTAGCGGGGATGATTATGGGCAATTCGATGAACGGCAGTGCCCTGGCGTTGGAGCGATTCTACAGCGATGTCAAACAAAACCGCTTGCGAATCGAAACCCTGCTTTCTCTTGGGGCAACGTCTTCAGAGTCCTCCGGGGATGCATTCCAAAAGGGTTTTCGTGCGGCTCTTTTGCCCCCTCTGATGGCCATGAGCAGCATGGGAATTGTCAGTATTCCCGGCATGATGACCGGCCAGATTCTCTCCGGTACCCCTCCCATGATTGCTGTGAAATATCAAATCGCCATTATGACGGCCATTTTGGGAACAGTGGCCTTAAATGCTCTGTTGATTCTCCACTTTGAGCGAAAACTTCTGTTTAACAAATATCACCAGCTTCAGATAGATTAATTCCCAAAACCGATTTTTGATGAAGTTTGTTTTCCTGCCAAGCGCCCTTGAATTATTAAAAATTGCGGATCAGTTGTATGCAATTTTTATAAATGAGGGATTATTTAATAAAATTTTTGAAATAATACTTGACATAAAAGAAAAGTTTGAATAAATTACAGGGCAATTTCCTCAAATGCCATCCAGACGAAAGGAAAAACAGTGATTTGGATTGATTACACGATTATTGCGGTTTTCTTGGTTGGTATTTTTTACGCCGGAAGTTATTTTTACAAATGGGTGGGAACACCGGACGATTTCTACGTAGCCGGGCGACAAATTACCCCGTTTCTCCTGGCAGCAACGATTACGGCCACCAATGTGAATTTGTACAGCTTTGTGGGACAGGCGGGCGTGGCCTATAAACACGGAATTTCCATTCTGTGGCAAACCTGGACGGGCAACATGGCGCTGGTTTTTTCCGGCCTGTTTGTGATTCCGATTTTGCGGCGTTTAAAAGTTCGGACGGTACCGGAATTTTTGGAAATGCGTTATAATAAGGGCGTGCGTTCCCTGGTGGGGGTGCTCTGGATTTTTCGTCTGGCGTTTTGGCTGGGAGTTGTGTTGTACACGGCGGTTGTTGCCGCTCAGGCAATTACAGGCGTGCAGTCCTTTACCTTCTGGGTAATTGTTTTTTCGGTGATTGCCATCATTTACACCTCCCTGGGCGGGATGTGGTCGGTGGCTCTGACCGATGCCTTGCAATTTATTTTGATGCTCTTGGGGGCGCTTATTTTGCTTCCCCTGGCTATGAAAGCCGTGGGCTGGATGCCCGGACTTCTGGCAAAGGCTCCTCCCCATCATCTGGACCTGGTCGTGAAAGACGGCCCCTACAATTGGCAGTTTATGCTGGCCATTTTAATTTTGGGAATCGAGTGGGCCTCGGTGGATCAGGGCCTGATGCAACGCGCTTTTGGCGCCCGTGACACCAAAACCGTTGCGAAGGGGTTGGTTCTGGCCGGTATCATTACCACCCCGTTTGCCCTGCTGTGGAATTTACCCGGGCTGGCCGCAACCGTTTTGTACCCGAATCTCTCCAATGCCGATTCCGCCGTGCCCGTTATGATTCACGGACTTTTGCCTCCGATTATTCTGGGAATTGTGGTGTGCGGGCTCCTGGCTTCACAGATGTCCACCATCGATTCCAATTTGAACGGCGTGGCGACGCTGTACACAAACGATATTTACACCAGTCTGTTCAACCGCAAAGCCACACAAAAAGAAATCCTTCGTACCGTCCGTTGGATGACGATGGTCACCGGACTTTTTATGATCGGATTTTCGTACCTGGTGCCCAAATTGGGCGGCGCGGTTTCGGCCTATTTAACCGTCATTGCCATCATGGACATGCCGCTGTTTATTATTGCCATTTTTTACGGATTGCTCTGGAAGCGGGCGTCCAGTTGGGGGGCAATTGGCGGATATTTGACCGGCGCCCTGGCCGGAGGAATCGCCAAATTCGGCTACGGATTGGATTTTAATAACGCCACGTTTATCAGTGCGGGGGCCGCCCTGATTGCAACGCCTATTTTTAGCTGGCTGACCCAGCCGGTGAGTGCGGAGAAAATTAGCCGGATTTGGACGGCCCGTAAGATTTCGCAGGAAGAAATCGAAAAAAAGGCCATTTACCACATCTGGCCGGTAACCCTGGGAGGAAAGCTGAGTCTTTTGATCTTACTTGCAGGATTGTTGCTATTCCTGTCCGGTGCCCTGATGGGCAGCCGGGCCTTGCCGCTTGCCAGTACGGTGGCTGTAAGCGGTATGCTGATTTATTTTTTGGGGGGATTTGTGAGGATTTTCTTCGATTAAAATAGTTCGTCGGTGCCCGGGATGGCGTTCGGGTGTTTGTCGGTTCATTAAATGTTGGAACGTCGATCGTTGACAATTGATCATTGGTTATTCGGATTCCGTTTTTAAAACGGCCGGCGGGGATTTTGAATATCCAATATCCAATATCCAATTATCAATTACCAAATGGTAAACGATTAAATGGCTGCGTGCTTGATGTTGCTTATTGAAGATAACAAAATTGGGCGGGGGGATGTAAAATTGCAAATTTGTAAATCTTTTGGTTGTTTATCACATTTTTTTGGAGAAACAAACCATGTTTGATTGGATTACCTGGAGCATCTGGTTAGTCGGACTCATCATTCTTATTATCTGGATTATTATTCCCATCAAGGAATTCAAACAACTCGTGCGGGAACATCGGGGGCGGACGAAATGAAAGACCTGCGCATTCAATCCGGGAATTTAAATCGTGTTTCCCTGAAACGCCGGATTCGGAAGAACATTATTCTGAATGCCCTGCGTTCAAACGGGGCGCTTTCGCTGACGGAATTGAGTCGGAGAACGGGCTTTAATGTGCCTACGGTGACCAATCTGGTTCAGGAGCTGGAGGATGAGGATTACATCCTTCGGGAAAAGGGGGAGGCGTCCACTCCCGGTCGCCCTCCTCAGCGCATTCGAATCAACACAACCGCGCGGTACGTGGTGGGAGCGGATCTGGGGCGGTTCAACACCAATATTATTCTTGTGGATTTGAGCCAGAATATCATTTACGAAAAGCTTTTCCACACATTTGATCTGCATGATCCGGCGGTCATTAATCAGGTGGTGAAAGAAATCAATCGCGCCATTGAGGAAAGCGGGGTTGAAAAAAATCGGGTTTTGGGGATTGGACTGGCCATTCCGGGATTGGTGAATTGCAAACTGGGGAAAAGCTACACCTTTCTCAATTTTGAGGAAAAACCGATTCGCGAGATTTTTGAGGAAAAATTGGATTTGCCGGTTTTTGTTGAGAATGATGCCCGCGCCATGGCTCTGGGAGAGCTCTGGTTCGGGTTGGCCCGGGACAAAAAGAATGCATTGTGCCTGAATCTCGGCTGGGGGATCGGACTGGGCATTATTAGCAATGGCCTGATCTACTATGGACATGATGGGTTTGCGGGGGAATTCGGGCATATAACGATTAAGGAGGACGGCCCGCTTTGCCAGTGCGGGAAGTACGGGTGTCTGGAGAGTCTGGCATCCGGGCGCGCTATTGCGGAACAGGCCCGAAAATGGGTTCGTGCCGGGAAAAAGACCAAACTGGCCGATTTGATTGATGGAAAAGCCGAGCAGATTAATGCGGAACGGGTCGTAAAAGCCGCTCAGATGGGGGATCAGCTTTCGATTGAAATTATTGAGCAAGCCGGGCGCTACATTGGGCAGGGCCTGGCCATTTTGATTAATCTCTTTAATCCGGAAATTGTTATTTTGGGGGGACGTGTGTCACGGGCCGGACGCTTCCTGCTTAATCCCATTCAAACAGAAGCCACGAAACGGGCCCTGCCGCACATCAGCGAGCGCGCGGAAATTGTGGTTTCGAAATTGGGCTATTTGTCCGGGGCGTTGGGAGCCACGACCCTCGTGAAAAAGGAAATTTTCCAGACGAATCATATTGACGTGAGTTCATTCGTATAAAACTGGGACATTAAGATATAAGGACGACATGCCAAGGGAATTAGTGGTTTCTGCACCGGGACGGATCTGTTTGTTTGGGGAACATCAGGATTATCTGGAATTGCCTGTTATTACAAGCGCGATTAATTTGCGCATTGAAATAAAAGGAAAGCCGATTCCTGAAAAGACGGTTCGTTTTTCTCTTCCCGATATCCAATCGGAAGAGCGTTTTAACATTCAGGCCAATATTCCGTACAATCAGGAACGGGATTATTTTAAGAGCGTGGTGAATGTTCTTCAAAGAGAAGGCCTCTCACTTGAGCAGGGATTTAACTGCGTCGTCCGGGGAAATATTCCGATTAATTCCGGCACGTCCAGCTCATCCGCTCTGGTTGTAGCCTGGGTTAAATTTCTGCTGGAAGCCGTTAACCATCACCGAAAAAATGATGCCGTTTACATTGCCCAACTGGCTCATAAAGCAGAGGTGGTGGAATTTAACGAACCGGGCGGGATGATGGATCATTTTGCCACCAGTTTGGGCGGGGTGCTTTTTCTGGATTTTCGTTCGCCCCAACCGGTTCAAAGGCTTACAGCCAGCCTGGGGAAATTTGTTCTGGGGGATTCCAAAGAGTCTAAGGACACGAAAGGAATTTTGGCGCGTGTCAAGAACGGCATGCTTTCCATCTTAAAAACGTATCCCAACCACATTCCTTACGAAAAATTGCCTGAGCTTTCAATCGAAGATGTGGCGGGGCTTCGGTCCAAACTTTCTGCAGAGCAATTTGATTTGTTACGTGGATTTTTGGAGAATAAGGAAATTACGTTCAAGGCGCTTCACGCCTTGAAACGACCCCTTCTGGATCATTCGGAATTCGGGCGTTTGCTCAACCGGCATCAGGCCGTTTTGCGGGATGTTTTAAAGATCTCTACGCCCAAAATCGATCGCATGCTGGAAGCTGCCCTAAAAGCGGGTGCGTTGGGAGGAAAAATCAATGGTTCCGGCGGCGGCGGGTGCATGTTTGCCTACGCCCCTGACAATCCGGAAGCCGTGGCAGAGGCCATTCGGGAAGCCGGCGGCATCCCTTACATTGTGGATGTGGATGAAGGCGTGCGGAGCGAAAGAATCCAAAATTGAACCGCCCAGGCGCGAGAACCCCAAATGGCTCGTTCGCGTCGTCACAATGAGACCCATCGGAGGAAAAATGAGAGAGATTTTAAGACCGGCAAGAAATCACCGGGAGTGGCTGGAAGCACTGGATTTGTGGGATTTGGTTTTCAAAAATACGCCGAGGGATTATTTTGAGCGCCGTCTTCTTTTTGATCCCCACGTGGAATACAAGCACACCCAACTCCTGTGGGCGGACGGTGTCCTGGCCAGCAGTGTCCAGGTTACTCCCCGGAAAATGGTCGTGAATGGCCGGGAAATTCCGTTTGGCGGGATTGCCAACGTGGCTACGCATCCCGATTTTCGGAAGCGGGGATATTCCTCACGCGTATTAAAGCAGGCGATCGAAAAAATGAAGGCGTGGTCCCTGCCGCTGTCCCTTCTTTTTACCGACATCAATCCCTTTTACGAACGGGTGGGATTTGTAACCCTTGAGCGCGAGGCCTTTACAGCGGAAATTCAAACCCGGCCGAGAATGAATGAAGAGATCCGGGTATTCGATTATTATCGGGATTTGGAACCGGTGAAAGAGATTTACCGACACTTTTCATCCGGTTGGAATGGCCCCATGGTGCGGGATGATGTGTATTGGAAGAGCCATTTTAGCATTGTTAATGAAGACCCTCGATTTTTTCTGGTTCGGATAAAAAATCATTCCGTTCAGGCCTATGTGAGGGCTTCGGTCGGTAACGACATCGTGGATATTCACGAATTTGGCGCTTCCGAAAAAGCCCCCGAGGCGCTTGATATTTTTGCGCAGGAGCTCTTGATCCGGGCTAACCGGCCGAAGGTGCGAGTGAATGCCCCTTTTGGAGCCTGGTTTGAAGAAATGTCCCATTTTAAGGTGGAGAGAAAACCGGATACGGAAAGCATGGTAAGCATTTTGAATCCGGAGTATTTTGGATTTTCCGGGCAGTCACAGGAAGACATGGTAAGAAAGCTGTTTCCGAAAGAAAAAATTGTCTATTGGCCGACGGATTCTTTTTAATGCTTTTTTAAGAATTTTCTCTTGATTTCAAACGGATTATTTCTTATATTTTGTTCGTTTAAGACGTGGCGCTCTAGCTCAGTCGGTAGAGCAACGGACTGAAAATCCGTGTGTGCCCAGTTCGATTCTGGGGGGCGCCACTAAAAAAACCCTTTGCGAATAATCTGCGCAAGGGGTTTTTTGTTTTTGGGAAAAATCGGTCGTTTGAAATTTCAAATAAAGCCTGAATTTTTATCCCCAGATGCTGCCGGTCATTTTATACAATGAAAAGGGCCCATCGAGAAAAGCGCGGTCGTTGAGAGTCCGCCTGATGTGGACGTATCGGGACGGAACGCCTGTCCCGGCACCTCGATACACCCGCCTTCGGCGGGCACTCGGTGACCGGTTTTTTCCTCTTGGCCCCGGTCTCGCGGCGGAGGACCTCCCCCTGAATCCCCCTCAAGGGGGGAGTTTGAATATCCAATATTCAATATCCAATTATCAATTACCAAATAATCAACCAGCGAGTGCAGCCTGCTTTATTTCGCATACTTGTCGGCCGGGTACGGCACGCCGGGGCCTTTTGCTGCAAACCACAGGATCCGGTTGAAGGTGTTTTCATCTGCACGATCCACATCTTCCAGGTCCAGTTTCAGGGATTCCTTGGCCCAGTGCAGGGCCTCGCCTTTCAGGCTCTCCAATTGCGGATTAATCTCCGTCAGCGGAATGTTGTTTGGCACAGAGACGTACGGGGAAAAATCGGCGGAGTCGGTAAAACAATCCGTCATCGGATCGGCTACCAGATCGAACTGATTCATCGGTTTCAATCCCAGAATCTGCTCAATTGTGCGCACCATGCTGATCTGCGTGTAATAAGTGGAAATCACCTTGCCCCGTTTGGTGTACGGACTGATGACCAGCCCGACGGTTCGATGGCCGTCTACGTGGTCAAGGCCGGCTTGCGGGTCGTCTTCGGTTACAAAAATGGCCGTGTTTTTCCAGAATTTGCTGTGGGAGATAGCCTCCACAATTTTCCCCAAAGCCAGATCATTATCAGCCACGGCCGCATCGGGTGTCGGCTGTCCGGGGCGGGTTCCGGAGGTGTGATCGTTGGGCAGCAGCATGATGATAAAATTGGGGAAATTGCCGTTTTGTTCAAATTGTTTGAGCTCGTTGATGAAAACACTGGCCCGGTAAACGTCGGAAACCGTATTGGGAAATCCGATGTAATTGGGGCAAAGATAGGGTTCCAGGGGTTTTAAATTGGCTTTGGCACGAATGGAAAATTTTCCCGTTCCCAGGACGAAATCGTCGTAAATCTCCAGAAAATTTCCTTTGGGTTTGATCTCGGCACGGACAAATTCCCCGTAATCGCGAAAGGTCAATCCCTTTTTTAGCACCTGATCCCAGATAAATCCCGAACTGGCGTAGGCGAGGGCGTCATCGCCGTTGTAAGGGTAGCTGCGCGAGAAATCGCCAAACGCCTTTTCCAGGTAATCCGTTACGTACGCCTCGTCGGTCCACTGGTGACCGTCGGCGCTGAGCACGCCGCTGCAGTAAAAATTATCCATTAAAACGAATTGCTCGGCCAGTTTGTGGTGATTCGGGGTGACCTTCCGCCCAAACATGACCAGATTGGTGTCGCCATTGGCCTGAAACAGGTCGCCGAAAACCTGATCGTAGGTACGGTTTTCCTTGATAATGTAAACCACATGTTTGAAGACGGATTTTTCTCCCGGGTGCACCGGAACCGGAACGAGTTTAGTCCCGCCAGTATCGGAATGAAGCTGAGCAATCTGCCGGGCAAGATCGTTGTTTGTTTCAACACGTTCGGTGTATTTGGCCAGTTGCTTGCGATTGGGAACCGGAATAATGGAAACCGATCCCAGATGATCGTGAGAATTGTAGCCCAATCGGCGGGTCTTTTTATTGAGGGAGCCCAGCCCTTTTACATTGGCCACGTAAAGAAAATCACCCCGCTTGTTTGTAATGACTGCTCCCGGATACCATCCGGTGGGAATGGTCCCAATTACACGACTTGAGAAAAAGCGGCTGTCCGGAACGCCGGCGTTTTGCCCGAGTGCTACCACGGCAATGGCATTATCCGTTCCGTTGGCCACGTACAGGGTTCGGTCGTCAGGCGACACCGCCAGGGCATTTGGGGCACTCCCAAAGGGCAGGGAACTTCGCATCCGTACAGAGATGACTTCGACCAGACTGTCGCTTTGGGTGTGAATAACGGAGATGGTGTCGTTGTTGGCATTGGCCACAAATAGAAAATTCCCACTGTGGCTGAAGGCCATTCCGCAGGGGTGAAGGCCCACGCGAATACTCTTAATCTCTTTGTTTTTTTTCAAACTGACCACAGAAATGGTGCCGTTGTTGGCAATTCCTGTCGCCGGATTGACCAGCACACGGCTTCCGGAGGTTTCCGCCGTGGGTTCTCCCTTTCCGGGCCGACGGCCGCCCCAGTTGGACACGTAGATCTTCCCGGAAGGATGAACCAGAACCGCGTAGGGAGCAATCCCCACCGGGATTTCGTAGTAGGTTTTGTCTGAGAGATTGACCACGCCCAGGCTGTTATTTCGACTCAGGCAAACCAACAGGGATTTCCCATCTTTAGAAAAAGCCATTCCGGCCGGAACAGCATTTCCTTTTCCCTTGGGACCCTCAAATTCAAAATCCCGTGACCAGTTTAAAATGTGATCCTTGGAGATCGTGGCTTCCCAGACCCGCTGCCGGGCATCCGAGGTGTACAGTTTCTTGCCGTCTTTGGAGAGCAGGAGTCCCACAAAACTGTTTCCTCCCTTTTTCATGGGAAGAGTTTGCATGATAGCCCGATCGTTGATTCGAATAATCAGAATATCGGACTTGTTTTTTACGTACAAATACTTCTCTTTGGGCCCAAGTACCAGGTCCACCGGCCGTCCGGGGAAGGTGACTTGAAAGCCGGCCGGCGTGAGCCGCTGATGGGTGGGGGTGATGACGGTACCATCGGGTTGAATCCCGACCGTTACACGGGAGAAATCAATGGATTGTGCCGCCAAAAAGGTACCTGTAAGAAAGCCAATCCCCAGGGCCAGCACCAGATTTCGAAAGACAGATCGCATCATTTTTACCTCCGACTCATAGTTTTAAAAAGATACTGTAATTTACACGTTTCAGGGGCCATATTCAATAGTTTTGTTCTCCAAAAGGTACATTTTGGCATTTCCCTCAAACCCGGGCGTCGAGTGATGGCCGGTGCCTGAGCGGAGTCGATGGCTGGTGCCTGAGCGGAGTCGATGGCCGGTGCCTGAGCGGAGTTTACACCGAACTTGTCGAAGTGTCGAAG is drawn from Calditrichota bacterium and contains these coding sequences:
- a CDS encoding bifunctional YncE family protein/alkaline phosphatase family protein — its product is MRSVFRNLVLALGIGFLTGTFLAAQSIDFSRVTVGIQPDGTVITPTHQRLTPAGFQVTFPGRPVDLVLGPKEKYLYVKNKSDILIIRINDRAIMQTLPMKKGGNSFVGLLLSKDGKKLYTSDARQRVWEATISKDHILNWSRDFEFEGPKGKGNAVPAGMAFSKDGKSLLVCLSRNNSLGVVNLSDKTYYEIPVGIAPYAVLVHPSGKIYVSNWGGRRPGKGEPTAETSGSRVLVNPATGIANNGTISVVSLKKNKEIKSIRVGLHPCGMAFSHSGNFLFVANANNDTISVIHTQSDSLVEVISVRMRSSLPFGSAPNALAVSPDDRTLYVANGTDNAIAVVALGQNAGVPDSRFFSSRVIGTIPTGWYPGAVITNKRGDFLYVANVKGLGSLNKKTRRLGYNSHDHLGSVSIIPVPNRKQLAKYTERVETNNDLARQIAQLHSDTGGTKLVPVPVHPGEKSVFKHVVYIIKENRTYDQVFGDLFQANGDTNLVMFGRKVTPNHHKLAEQFVLMDNFYCSGVLSADGHQWTDEAYVTDYLEKAFGDFSRSYPYNGDDALAYASSGFIWDQVLKKGLTFRDYGEFVRAEIKPKGNFLEIYDDFVLGTGKFSIRAKANLKPLEPYLCPNYIGFPNTVSDVYRASVFINELKQFEQNGNFPNFIIMLLPNDHTSGTRPGQPTPDAAVADNDLALGKIVEAISHSKFWKNTAIFVTEDDPQAGLDHVDGHRTVGLVISPYTKRGKVISTYYTQISMVRTIEQILGLKPMNQFDLVADPMTDCFTDSADFSPYVSVPNNIPLTEINPQLESLKGEALHWAKESLKLDLEDVDRADENTFNRILWFAAKGPGVPYPADKYAK